From the genome of Alicyclobacillus sp. SO9:
ATAAGTTTTGCTAACGCATTCTGAAACTACCCCTCTCCAGAAATCACTCATACCCTCGAATATGGATATAGAAATTCCATTGTATAAAAGTTAAATATACTTAATTCAAAACAATCTCAAAATTAAGTGTTTTACAACTGCAATCTTGTTTCCTGCTCAGAACGCATCCTAGTTAAAGCAGAGCTCAAGCCGTTGAGCTCTGCCTTGAACAAGATAAGCTGAATCAAGTTTCATCCATGGTGTTAATCCAATGGTACGCCCTTTTTTAAATACTCAATTGCATCATCAATCATTTCCAGCATATCCCGCTCAGGGTCCTCCATCCACATCACACCAGCAGCCAGTGCAACCCCGAAAAACGCACCGGTAAACATACGCACTTCTGAATCATCCGAGCTTCTGTCAGTACGCTTCGCCAAAGCTTGGTTCAGCAGGCCAAATATGTCCAGGAAATTACTCAAAATGGCCGCTCGAAGCTCCGGTACCGACATTATCAGTTTCGTTCTTTCCATCTCCGATGTCTGTTCGTCAGATGACATGGCGGCAAATGCATCTCTCATACCGTTGCGAAGGGCTTCTATTGGAGGTAAGTCTTTGGGCTGTGAGACAAATGTCTCCATGATAACGGGATCGTAGAAATCCGTTAGAACGACAGACTCCTTCGTAGGAAAGTAACGAAAAAATGTGCTGGGTGAGATTTCTGCAGCCTCAGCAATCTGTTCTACCGTAGTCTCTGTATACCCCTGTTTCTTGAACAGTTTCATCGCATGCTGCTGAATTGACATTCGCGTTTTCAGCTTTTTTCTATCCCGCAAACCCATTTGCTGTTGCTTCGCCTGTTCCATTGTATCGTTCCCCTTACTGGCGAACGATGCCCTATCGAAAAGCCCGGTTCA
Proteins encoded in this window:
- a CDS encoding TetR family transcriptional regulator, whose protein sequence is MEQAKQQQMGLRDRKKLKTRMSIQQHAMKLFKKQGYTETTVEQIAEAAEISPSTFFRYFPTKESVVLTDFYDPVIMETFVSQPKDLPPIEALRNGMRDAFAAMSSDEQTSEMERTKLIMSVPELRAAILSNFLDIFGLLNQALAKRTDRSSDDSEVRMFTGAFFGVALAAGVMWMEDPERDMLEMIDDAIEYLKKGVPLD